In Fusarium oxysporum Fo47 chromosome XI, complete sequence, the following are encoded in one genomic region:
- a CDS encoding cytochrome P450 has translation MFLSFIPILSIVLLAFVLRALFNYHRGPLSRLPGPWYTHFTGLPLLYTRAVGTSRQHLRHLHKVHGPVVRVGPKEVSINSVDGYYKVHGVGSHCLKAPVFDHIRFSHSSMLFTMRDPRIHSERKRIIGRGFASIKEEQEVKIQRLASQAVANIKNEAEKGQADVYKWWRCLAVDVVSEMSFGKSFNLLHSGGKGLPLYTALSNAGPSVVFQAVLPRRLISLFKWSPIAWLRDVGQVTETIFNRVTSALGELRVSSNCGPSIVRHLLNQEVKGKKPSLNDDELSSEVSMLLVAGSDSTATTLTYATWEIVRDPDLRKQIEEEVSSLPTNFTAKDVEGLPLLNSVLEEVLRMYNPAAALVERLVPPNGISVHDWDIPGGIMVYTTGWLISRLEDVFSEPDRYVISFQG, from the coding sequence ATGTTTCTCTCCTTTATACCAATCCTCTCTATTGTGCTCCTAGCCTTTGTGCTCAGAGCTTTGTTCAACTATCACCGTGGCCCGCTTTCACGCCTCCCTGGACCATGGTACACCCACTTCACTGGTCTTCCACTGCTATATACCAGGGCAGTCGGAACCAGCCGTCAGCATCTTCGCCATCTTCACAAGGTTCACGGTCCAGTAGTCAGAGTTGGACCCAAGGAAGTTTCCATTAACAGCGTCGATGGCTACTACAAAGTGCACGGCGTGGGTAGCCATTGCCTGAAAGCACCCGTCTTTGACCATATCCGCTTCAGCCACTCATCTATGCTCTTCACCATGCGAGATCCTCGTATTCACTCTGAACGCAAACGGATCATTGGTAGGGGTTTTGCATCAATAAAGGAAGAACAGGAAGTGAAGATTCAGCGACTGGCTAGTCAGGCAGTAGCCAATATCAAGAACGAGGCCGAGAAAGGCCAGGCCGATGTCTACAAATGGTGGCGCTGCCTGGCTGTCGATGTCGTCAGTGAGATGTCTTTCGGCAAATCCTTCAACTTGTTACATTCCGGTGGGAAAGGTCTGCCCCTCTATACGGCTTTGAGTAATGCTGGTCCTTCTGTTGTCTTCCAAGCAGTACTCCCCCGCAGGCTCATATCTCTGTTCAAGTGGTCTCCTATTGCCTGGCTTAGAGATGTTGGTCAAGTCACTGAAACCATCTTCAACCGTGTAACATCAGCACTCGGAGAACTACGAGTTTCATCAAATTGCGGCCCAAGTATCGTCCGTCACTTGTTGAATCAAGAGGTGAAAGGCAAGAAGCCCAGCCTGAACGACGATGAGTTGAGCTCTGAGGTGAGTATGCTTCTTGTTGCCGGCTCGGATAGTACGGCTACTACTTTGACATATGCTACGTGGGAGATTGTCAGAGACCCAGACCTCCGGAAAcagatcgaggaggaggtCAGTAGCCTGCCTACTAACTTCACCgccaaggatgttgagggtTTGCCCCTCTTGAACAGTGTCTTGGAAGAGGTCCTTAGGATGTATAATCCTGCAGCCGCACTCGTTGAGAGACTTGTACCACCAAATGGAATTTCTGTTCATGACTGGGATATCCCTGGAGGCATAATGGTCTACACGACTGGGTGGCTCATTTCCCGCCTTGAAGATGTTTTTTCTGAGCCCGATAGGTATGTAATTTCTTTCCAGGGATAG
- a CDS encoding general substrate transporter, with protein sequence MTFKNMLRNSPLAGYGKAIREAPREVIFNPHLLLSSLVYAFGGFPVIWDQGASSVIPSLPGFQNHFKIISGSNADEIRVFVSIVYVGFGVGSALTFFVNDRIGRLWSYRLYTIIYCIGTLMAIFSPNLNVLYAARVIQGLGLGPLTVTCPMSIVEIAPAEIRGLLAAWFTLLMGLGLFTAVFSTLGVYRHVPVGNLQFQIVWLTPMILMGLCMIATFFIQESPRWLFMAQRRQEAIETLVKIRGLPSDDARVEHEIRDIEDDINRTAEAVGNSSLWTIAKETFTIASNLRRVQQSLVCYALAQLSGANLITSYFVPILAIVGVGGDTAHSMFLSGMYGVSKFFFILIATFFFIDALGRRKSLFVGAGLQMVTHIYLAVYVRTSQKGPVSEAASNAAIAALFIHAFGYGVGLFILPYVFGSELWPNRIRSFGSALSQAFHWLFIYAMQYSMPSILSSFHQWGAFIFFGAWCAVAIIYTYLMIPEISGLSVEEIEDLFRGPWFNAHRRTKQMIVQGVTENGKEDFGDNVLTRDDKMKDYDTNEKDVSRVA encoded by the exons ATGACTTTCAAGAACATGCTCCGCAACTCACCCCTGGCAGGCTATGGAAAGGCCATACGCGAAGCACCCCGCGAGGTCATCTTTAATCCACATCTGCTGTTATCATCATTGGTCTATGCCTTTGGTGGGTTTCCCGTCA TTTGGGATCAGGGTGCATCCTCGGTCATCCCTTCTCTTCCTGGCTTCCAGAACCACTTCAAAATCATCTCCGGATCAAACGCCGATGAGATTCGAGTCTTCGTATCTATCGTTTACGTTGGTTTCGGAGTCGGCTCAGCTCTCACCTTCTTCGTCAATGACCGAATCGGAAGGCTTTGGTCCTATCGCCTTTATACTATCATCTACTGCATCGGTACTctcatggccatcttctccccAAATCTCAACGTCCTCTACGCCGCCCGTGTTATCCAAGGGTTGGGCCTCGGTCCCTTGACAGTCACCTGCCCTATGTCCATCGTCGAGATCGCTCCAGCGGAAATTCGAGGTCTTCTTGCAGCATGGTTCACTCTGTTGATGGGTCTCGGCTTGTTCACAGCAGTGTTTTCCACTCTCGGAGTCTACCGCCATGTGCCCGTTGGTAATCTTCAGTTCCAAATCGTTTGGCTTACCCCAATGATCCTGATGGGTCTCTGCATGATCGCCACTTTCTTCATCCAAGAGTCTCCACGTTGGCTCTTCATGGCTCAACGTCGACAAGAGGCTATTGAAACACTTGTCAAGATCCGCGGTCTGCCATCTGATGACGCTCGTGTGGAGCATGAGATCCGAGACATTGAAGACGACATCAACAGAACAGCTGAGGCGGTCGGAAACTCAAGCCTGTGGACAATCGCAAAGGAAACTTTCACTATCGCATCCAATCTGCGCCGCGTTCAACAGAGCCTTGTCTGCTACGCGCTTGCCCAACTATCCGGGGCTAATCTCATTACCTCTTATTTCGTCcccatcctcgccatcgtCGGCGTTGGTGGTGACACAGCCCATAGCATGTTCCTCAGCGGCATGTATGGCGTCTCCAAgtttttcttcatccttaTCGCCAcgttcttcttcatcgatgcTCTCGGTCGGCGAAAGTCTCTTTTTGTCGGTGCCGGGCTGCAGATGGTGACTCATATCTATCTTGCTGTCTACGTCAGGACTTCGCAGAAAGGTCCTGTCTCCGAAGCCGCTTCAAACGCAGCAATTGCAGCACTTTTCATCCATGCCTTTGGTTATGGAGTCG GGCTATTCATTCTCCCTTATGTGTTTGGCAGTGAGCTGTGGCCAAACCGCATTCGATCCTTCGGCAGTGCTCTTAGTCAAGCCTTCCACTGGCTTTTCATCTACGCGATGCAGTACAGCATGCCATCTATCCTCTCAAGCTTCCATCAGTGGGGTGCCTTTATCTTTTTCGGTGCTTGGTGCGCTGTTGCGATCATTTACACCTATCTCATGATCCCTGAGATTTCTGGTCTGAGtgttgaagagattgaggatCTCTTCCGTGGTCCATGGTTCAACGCTCACAGGCGCACCAAACAGATGATCGTTCAGGGAGTGACTGAGAATGGTAAGGAGGACTTCGGTGATAATGT ACTTACCAGGGACGATAAGATGAAAGATTATGACACCAACGAGAAGGACGTCTCGAGGGTAGCGTAA
- a CDS encoding major facilitator superfamily domain-containing protein, with amino-acid sequence MAQAYSEVIPGTVHLVDAGRSDGNDIELVPRPSDDPEDPLNWSRRRKLISAAMVFVYTLGVGLPSTLQYSVLVEISQDTGISIADLVQGTGVMFLFLGWSCLFWQPIALTYGRRGVYLISTVAAVPLMVWTAYSRSAGEWYAHRILLGFFVSPIESLPEVSIPDIFFAHERGTWMSLYVFALFGSNFLAPVVAGFFADAYGWRWTMHFGAIFAAFSFVILFFFMEETIYFRPTFEGLEDQDEPVKGQADNDVASAQNVPERPTKEGAGAIINSDQLQGTVHTKKSLATHLKLFARKDGRPTKANMFKSMLSPLPLMVLFPNVAWAGFIYGINLCWYNVLNATTSPILSASPYNWSTSMVGLIYVGPIIGAILGCLWSGVIADRITLSLARRNNGVREPEQRLWPLALSAFLSCVGLIVWGVGADNDIHWAGLAVGLMVLTFSCVTGGSIALSYNVDCFKDISGDTTTSIIIIRNTLGFAISYGITPWYVNMGLQNCFIMAGFLSLGCTSTFLFMIWKGKSLRRHAAPRYWDHVQKMLQH; translated from the coding sequence ATGGCTCAGGCCTATTCTGAAGTCATCCCCGGCACAGTCCATCTGGTCGATGCTGGTCGCAGTGATGGCAACGATATTGAACTTGTCCCTCGTCCCAGCGACGATCCAGAGGATCCCCTCAATTGGAGCAGACGACGCAAGCTCATCTCAGCAGCCATGGTGTTCGTCTACACCCTAGGCGTTGGTCTTCCCTCTACTCTCCAGTACTCTGTTCTTGTAGAAATCTCCCAAGACACCGGTATCTCCATTGCCGACTTGGTTCAAGGCACCGGTGTCATGTTCCTCTTTCTTGGCTGGAGCTGTCTGTTCTGGCAGCCTATTGCCCTGACATATGGAAGACGCGGTGTTTATCTCATCTCCACTGTCGCTGCTGTGCCCTTGATGGTCTGGACTGCGTATTCGCGTTCTGCTGGGGAGTGGTACGCTCACCGTATCcttctcggcttcttcgtTTCGCCTATTGAGTCGCTACCCGAAGTCAGTATTCCCGATATTTTCTTTGCGCACGAGAGAGGAACTTGGATGAGTTTGTATGTCTTCGCCTTGTTCGGCTCCAATTTCTTAGCACCAGTGGTTGCTGGCTTCTTCGCCGATGCGTACGGTTGGCGGTGGACCATGCATTTCGGTGCCATTTTCGCTGCATTCAGCTTTGTCATCCTGTTCTTTTTCATGGAAGAGACCATCTATTTCCGTCCAACTTTTGAAGGTCTCGAAGATCAGGATGAGCCAGTGAAGGGTCAAGCGGATAATGATGTTGCTTCCGCACAGAATGTCCCCGAAAGGCCGACGAAGGAGGGTGCTGGCGCTATCATCAACAGTGATCAGCTGCAGGGCACCGTGCACACAAAGAAGAGTCTCGCCACTcatctcaagctctttgccAGAAAAGATGGTCGCCCAACCAAAGCAAACATGTTCAAGTCCATGTTGTCTCCACTTCCGCTCATGGTCCTCTTCCCCAATGTCGCCTGGGCAGGGTTCATCTACGGCATTAACCTCTGCTGGTACAATGTCTTGAACGCCACCACTAGCCCTATCCTCAGTGCATCACCCTACAACTGGTCTACCAGCATGGTCGGTCTGATCTATGTCGGCCCTATCATCGGCGCTATTCTTGGATGTCTCTGGTCTGGTGTCATAGCCGACCGCATTACTCTCTCCCTTGCTCGCAGAAACAATGGTGTCCGAGAGCCTGAACAGCGACTTTGGCCTCTGGCTTTATCTGCCTTCTTATCGTGTGTTGGCCTTATCGTTTGGGGCGTCGGCGCTGATAACGACATCCACTGGGCTGGATTGGCTGTTGGACTGATGGTTCTCACTTTCAGCTGTGTCACCGGTGGATCAATCGCTTTGTCTTACAACGTCGATTGCTTCAAGGACATCAGTGGCGACACTACCacctccatcatcatcatccgaaATACACTGGGTTTCGCTATCTCCTATGGTATTACGCCTTGGTATGTCAACATGGGTCTGCAGAATTGTTTTATTATGGCGGGATTCCTATCTCTTGGATGTACTAGTACTTTTCTGTTTATGATCTGGAAGGGCAAGAGTCTGCGACGTCATGCTGCGCCGAGATACTGGGACCACGTTCAGAAGATGTTGCAGCACTAG
- a CDS encoding FAR-17a/AIG1-like protein, with protein sequence MAYTITSNSPIQANPTKIFLHGLGTLSFSYSFYLLTTWDSAYSDSFGWYFQLLTVVGLTLSLITSTFGLIADIMRHDGFSRTKDTILLLATPLEVMIAVLYWSIKFHDPSLLMPADLVINPWADLGYHLVPAVLLVPDLLLYSPRATITTRSMMFTSTILAVVYWCWIELCYYQNGWYPYPMMDQFSAIQRVAVFVGSSGLLTLTSSSLQWVHGKVHSLNVTKIKPN encoded by the exons ATGGCATACACTATTACAAGCAATTCGCCTATACAGGCTAACCCAACCAAGATCTTTTTACATGGTCTTGGAACACTCTCCTTTTCCTATAGCTTTTACCTCTTGACAACCTGGGACTCAGCATACTCTGATTCTTTCGGATGGTACTTTCAGCTTCTCACTGTCGTGGGCCTCACCTTGTCTCTTATCACGTCTACCTTTGGCCTCATCGCAGATATTATGAGACATGATGGCTTCTCAAGGACCAAAGACACTATCTTACTTCTTGCGACGCCTCTCGAAGTCATGATTGCTGTCCTATACTGGTCTATCAAATTCCACGATCCATCATTACTCATGCCAGCCGACCTTGTCATCAATCCCTGGGCTGATCTTGGATACCACCTAGTACCCGCGGTGCTATTAGTACCGGACTTACTGTTGTACAGTCCCCGAGCGACTATTACTACGAGGAGCATGATGTTCACCAGTACCATTTTGGCTGTCGTTTATTGGTGCTGGATTGAGTTGTGCTATTACCAAAATGGCTG GTATCCGTATCCCATGATGGATCAGTTCAGTGCCATTCAGCGGGTTGCAGTTTTTGTTGGGTCATCAGGATTACTGACCTTGACATCGTCTTCCCTCCAATGGGTACACGGCAAGGTGCACAGTCTTAATGTGACGAAAATCAAGCCGAACTGA
- a CDS encoding FAD dependent oxidoreductase, giving the protein MSSNLSSKSSPIVVVGAGVFGLSTALHLAERGYTNVKVLDKQPYHESQYSYDKGCDAASAAYGKEIWYQNLALDAITKWKKWNDELKAGKLRPSGLSSSDKLFVNNGVLTITSESSLSQFDIDTIKNMTKVGLEHTQIDLSEPKDVEGAKSQGFDFALNAFDLKNNSALLDTQSGFAYADKACRFALNKAQTLGVQFLFGESKGKFSSFVESTDSQITGVRTADGTVHAAELTIMACGGWTPSLITQLDNLCETTAGSVALFQLPPDKALWDRFAPENFPTWSYNMRHGKYGGLYGFARDDNGVVKMGYRGTKFTNPQTQADGTVRSVPKTRWTEESIRQIPLIGARVVKGFVKDFLPELAQCEMSTRLCWYTDSYDNHFVVDFVPDKKGLMIATGGSGHGFKFLPNLGEHVVDRIEGKENEYLDLWKWRGLEAGAKPFNSLMEGVGSDRSLQHQAFTTVDGSSKQLSRL; this is encoded by the exons ATGTCATCAAATCTCTCAAGCAAATCCTCACCAATCGTCGtcgttggtgctggtgtcTTTGGTCTAAGCACGGCCCTTCACTTGGCGGAGCGCGGTTACACCAatgtcaaggttcttgataAACAGCCATATCACGAATCTCAATATTCGTATGACAAAGGATGTGAtgctgcttcagcag CATATGGCAAAGAGATTTGGTACCAGAATCTCGCACTTGATGCCATCACgaagtggaagaagtggAATGACGAGCTCAAGGCCGGAAAACTCAGACCTTCAGGGCTTTCCTCGTCTGATAAACTGTTTGTCAACAACGGAGTTCTCACCATTACTTCAGAGTCATCATTGTCGCAATTTGACATAGACACCATTAAGAACATGACCAAGGTAGGATTAGAGCATACACAGATCGATCTCAGCGAGCCGAAGGACGTTGAGGGGGCAAAGTCTCAGGGATTCGACTTTGCTCTCAATGCCTTCGACCTCAAGAACAACTCCGCCCTTCTAGATACCCAGTCAGGCTTTGCCTACGCTGACAAAGCCTGTCGTTTTGCACTCAACAAAGCACAGACTCTGGGTGTGCAATTTCTTTTTGGAGAATCCAAGGGGAAGTTCTCAAGCTTTGTTGAGAGCACTGATTCACAGATCACTGGTGTCAGAACGGCTGATGGAACAGTGCATGCCGCGGAGCTAACGATCATGGCTTGCGGTGGCTGGACTCCTTCGCTTATCACGCAGCTTGACAATCTCTGCGAGACTACTGCTGGAAGCGTGGCTCTGTTTCAATTACCACCCGACAAGGCTTTATGGGATCGCTTTGCACCCGAAAACTTCCCGACTTGGTC ATATAACATGCGCCATGGTAAATATGGTGGCCTCTATGGCTTTGCACGAGATGACAACGGTGTTGTCAAGATGGGCTATCGTGGTACAAAGTTCACCAACCCCCAGACTCAAGCAGATGGCACTGTCAGAAGTGTACCCAAAACTCGATGGACGGAAGAGTCTATCCGCCAAATTCCACTCATCGGCGCGAGAGTTGTCAAGGGTTTCGTGAAGGACTTCCTCCCCGAGCTGGCGCAGTGTGAAATGAGCACTCGTCTTTGCTGGTACACTGACTCATACGATAACCATTTCGTCGTTGATTTCGTGCCCGACAAAAAGGGTCTGATGATTGCGACAGGAGGTAGTGGACATGGTTTCAAATTTCTTCCTAATCTGGGTGAGCACGTCGTGGATAGGATTGAAGGGAAGGAAAATGAGTATCTGGACTTGTGGAAGTGGAGAGGCTTGGAAGCTGGTGCAAAGCCTTTTAATAGCCTGATGGAAGGTGTTGGTAGCGACCGCTCACTCCAGCATCAGGCCTTTACGACAGTTGATGGTTCGTCGAAGCAGCTTAGTCGACTTTAG
- a CDS encoding aspartic peptidase domain-containing protein: MKGSSLVLSSTLLSCAKALQLHKRHNPSIVSVNLEKRTKDVFPGHEKRGNDEIVEMKVDQQGVLYWANFTIGNPLQRLSAEIDTGSSDSIVLTNQIETCEKKRLQCTFGVGLYTREHAEIKYPNLLYALGEAEEINTPAFSLWLDNETHGEFLFGGVNKAKYIGPLVSYLTALVVMTGFGTTSDGKTSDLDFEPRPIDLNMILHLIKNMKISIDEKLDAVARCETSSKETLDFTFGDLTIKVPFANLFGPTNVKAGVDGVAYCQVVYYDDTTNIMLRDDFLRGAYVIYGWANMEISLAQYNSEEAEDDILEIIRDVPGASAATGVPRRYLKYDQPAESAGTAIPKELPTVTVTPISTATGSVTSSAVPLSTAAEAGDVEDNGAAGSLLANLMYMMLIAFVFNIVIHA; encoded by the exons ATGAAGGGGTCCTCACTTGTTCTGTCCAGCACTCTTCTGAGTTGCGCCAaagctcttcaactccatAAACGCCACAATCCATCGATCGTCTCGGTCAACCTTGAGAAGCGAACGAAAGATGTCTTCCCCGGCCACGAGAAGAGAGGCAACGATGAAATTGTCGAGATGAAGGTGGACCAGCAAGGCGTCCTCTACTGGGCTAATTTTACCATTGGAAACCCTCTCCAAAGACTCTCAGCTGAAATCGACACTGGGAGCTCCGACTCAATCGTCCTCACTAATCAGATTGAGACTTGTGAGAAAAAAAGACTGCAATG CACCTTCGGCGTTGGTCTCTACACCCGAGAACACGCTGAGATAAAGTATCCTAATCTGCTTTACGCTCTGGGTGAGGCAGAAGAGATCAACACTCCGGCATTCAGCTTGTGGCTCGACAACGAGACGCATGGGGAGTTCCTGTTTGGTGGCGTCAACAAAGCCAAGTACATAGGCCCCCTGGTCAGCTATCTC ACAGCTCTGGTGGTCATGACAGGCTTCGGGACAACTTCTGATGGAAAGACTTCAGATCTTGACTTTGAACCGCGGCCA ATTGACCTCAACATGATCTTGCATctgatcaagaacatgaagATCTCCATCGATGAGAAGTTGGATGCTGTAGCGCGTTGCGAAACAAGCTCCAAGGAAACCCTGGATTTCACATTTGGCGACTTGACTATCAAAGTGCCATTCGCAAACCTTTTCGGTCCCACCAACGTAAAAGCCGGTGTTGACGGTGTTGCATATTGTCAAGTCGTCTATTATGACGACACCACCAACATTATGCTTCGTGACGATTTCCTCCGAGGTGCCTATGTTATTTACGGCTGGGCAAATATGGAAATATCCCTCGCTCAATATAATTCTGAAGAGGCCGAAGACGACATACTTGAGATTATACGAGATGTGCCTGGCGCTTCTGCCGCCACTGGCGTCCCTAGAAGGTATTTGAAGTACGATCAGCCTGCAGAGTCTGCGGGTACTGCAATCCCGAAAGAGCTACCGACAGTTACTGTAACCCCTATTAGCACAGCGACTGGGTCGGTTACAAGTTCGGCGGTACCTTTATCTACTGCGGCAGAGGctggagatgttgaagacaatGGAGCGGCGGGTAGTCTGCTGGCAAACTTGATGTACATGATGCTGATTGCATTTGTCTTCAACATTGTAATCCACGCATAG
- a CDS encoding amidase signature domain-containing protein, with protein sequence MSSKIVPVIQPVPLQIGPPEYEALRTSILEEFGSTVPDELRLPKSLIDDPPKNVTGIPKTCDILADQEIDITENYDATALAAAIASRKFTSVAVVTAFAKRAIIAHQLTCCLTQWWFEKAVLTAQLLDQYQDNTGMTCGPLHGVPVSIKEHMPASNHWSNVGYLATRKLDREDCQMVKILRDAGAVLFCKTNQPQSIMHLETTSPWGRTLNPHNINLSAGGSTGGEAALIALRGSVLGIGTDIGGSVRGPAGFCGIYGLKTTSYVFPQKDFLPGGFAAELNVLCSAGPMCTSLRDVDLLMSVVSGSRPWLKDPRLVPLHWTGRLTENKPLKIGLMINDGLITPQPPVTRALEWAARELRSKGFDVKPFRPFGMEEAMKGIRRAYWPDGGKTVKAYLSATNEPMNALTKWIIQDAEGPGLDANGVLKLRVERDDFRCRFAEHWESQDVDFVICPVFVGPACSHETALYWNYTALWNYVDYPGIVIPTPVKAGAKGTESYPPDSVPLSKEEEQVRQFWAEGDFEGAPINLQVVARKYHDNDLFAAVKEIDKVIN encoded by the coding sequence ATGTCATCCAAAATCGTCCCCGTCATTCAGCCAGTCCCTCTCCAAATAGGTCCGCCAGAGTATGAAGCTCTTCGGACATCCATCCTCGAGGAGTTCGGCAGCACCGTCCCAGACGAGCTCCGCCTTCCGAAAAGCCTCATCGACGATCCCCCCAAGAACGTAACCGGCATCCCCAAAACCTGTGATATCTTGGCCGATCAAGAAATCGACATCACAGAGAACTATGACGCTACAGCACTCGCAGCTGCAATCGCATCACGAAAATTTACATCCGTCGCTGTCGTCACTGCCTTTGCGAAAAGAGCTATCATCGCTCATCAGCTTACATGCTGCTTGACACAATGGTGGTTCGAAAAGGCTGTACTTACTgcccagcttcttgatcaaTATCAGGACAACACTGGAATGACCTGCGGTCCTTTGCATGGCGTGCCAGTCAGCATCAAGGAACACATGCCGGCCAGCAACCACTGGTCAAATGTGGGATACTTGGCGACTCGAAAACTTGACAGAGAAGATTGTCAGATGGTCAAGATTCTTAGGGATGCGGGTGCTGTCCTATTCTGCAAGACAAATCAACCGCAGTCCATTATGCATCTTGAGACAACATCGCCTTGGGGGAGAACCCTGAATCCTCATAATATCAATCTATCGGCTGGAGGGTCTACTGGTGGCGAAGCCGCTCTTATCGCTCTTCGTGGTTCAGTCTTGGGCATTGGTACAGACATCGGAGGAAGTGTTCGTGGACCAGCGGGGTTCTGCGGTATCTATGGTCTCAAGACGACGTCCTACGTGTTCCCCCAGAAAGACTTCTTACCGGGTGGTTTCGCCGCTGAATTGAACGTCTTATGTTCAGCAGGGCCGATGTGTACCTCGCTTCGGGATGTTGATCTCCTCATGTCGGTCGTCTCCGGTTCTCGTCCTTGGCTGAAAGACCCTCGACTTGTCCCTCTTCATTGGACGGGAAGGTTGACGGAAAACAAGCCGTTGAAGATTGGACTCATGATCAATGACGGGCTCATCACTCCCCAGCCTCCAGTAACAAGGGCTCTTGAGTGGGCAGCCCGAGAGCTCCGATCTAAAGGGTTCGATGTCAAGCCCTTCCGACCCTTCGGGATGGAAGAAGCCATGAAAGGTATTCGCCGTGCATACTGGCCAGACGGCGGCAAGACAGTCAAAGCATACCTCTCAGCCACGAATGAACCTATGAATGCCTTGACTAAATGGATCATTCAAGACGCTGAGGGTCCTGGGCTCGATGCCAACGGCGTTCTCAAGCTTCGCGTAGAACGCGATGATTTCAGATGTCGTTTCGCAGAGCACTGGGAGTCACAAGATGTGGACTTTGTAATTTGCCCTGTATTTGTTGGCCCGGCATGTTCTCACGAAACGGCGCTCTACTGGAATTACACGGCGCTCTGGAACTACGTTGACTACCCCGGCATTGTGATCCCGACGCCCGTCAAGGCTGGCGCGAAAGGAACTGAGAGCTATCCGCCGGACAGTGTTCCTTTGAGTAAGGAAGAGGAACAGGTCAGACAATTCTGGGCGGAGGGTGATTTTGAGGGAGCGCCTATCAACTTGCAGGTTGTTGCGAGGAAATACCATGATAATGATCTTTTTGCGGCGGTGAAGGAGATTGACAAGGTCATTAATTAG